From Novipirellula galeiformis, the proteins below share one genomic window:
- a CDS encoding NUDIX hydrolase: MAEVAIEYAHHFCPNCGTPNAYLGSVPFRCKQCGFANFFGPCGAVGALVTNDQGQLLLVRRARNPEKGKWGLPGGFVDRCETVEQALAREVFEETQLTVSHHDFLMSHPNDYRYGGIVVSVIDLFFVCQVSNENEIALQETELTEYRYVENDSELFDQMAFPSNRIAIDYWRKSTS; encoded by the coding sequence ATGGCCGAAGTCGCGATCGAATATGCTCACCATTTTTGCCCCAATTGTGGGACGCCCAATGCATATCTCGGTAGCGTGCCGTTTCGTTGCAAGCAATGTGGCTTCGCAAACTTTTTTGGCCCCTGTGGAGCGGTGGGGGCTCTCGTGACGAACGACCAAGGTCAATTGCTCTTGGTGCGACGAGCACGCAACCCCGAAAAGGGAAAATGGGGTTTGCCAGGCGGGTTTGTCGATCGCTGTGAAACGGTGGAGCAGGCGCTTGCCAGGGAAGTGTTCGAGGAGACCCAGTTAACGGTTTCCCACCACGACTTTTTAATGTCACATCCCAATGATTACCGCTACGGCGGGATTGTCGTTTCGGTGATCGATCTGTTCTTCGTTTGCCAAGTCAGTAACGAAAACGAGATCGCACTTCAGGAAACCGAGTTAACCGAGTACCGCTACGTCGAAAACGATTCGGAGCTTTTCGATCAAATGGCGTTTCCGTCGAACCGGATCGCGATCGATTATTGGCGGAAGTCCACTTCGTAG
- a CDS encoding lactate racemase domain-containing protein: protein MNQSTNPAPVAERIVSNEIWQYESGFNRRVTDVAGATRDALRGPIDFPPLTAAILPGERIALAVDPNVPEVGEVIRGVLLAIEEADCEAIDIVLWDETSDELLQQLQSEFETIAHVTRHDAQKRDSLRYLGVDVDDEPIYLSRFLVDADLVLPVLAARAWDAAGANPLSGVYPMLADSNTRLRHQKTLHSPAAKPQTSNESQVGWMLGVQIMLAVAANSDGEVGAVFAGTPDGIRPSFERPRQEDDECPPAPLVVATIEGSKQQQSWANFSRAIAVAATHAAPGGTIVIWSDIEQPASDRLVMRLSSERDFGDLDSQNEESEDDAIAALGQSDDGFTIWDDSIAMARSIERVRCEYRVLFHSKLGMELAESLGLGAIESLDALEHLSGSFEGCGILRAAQFAGGTFDEPPVH from the coding sequence TTGAATCAATCTACCAATCCCGCCCCAGTCGCTGAGCGAATCGTTTCTAACGAGATTTGGCAATACGAAAGCGGTTTTAATCGCCGCGTTACGGATGTGGCGGGCGCGACGCGCGATGCCCTTCGCGGCCCCATCGATTTTCCGCCGCTGACCGCTGCGATCCTGCCCGGAGAGCGAATCGCTTTGGCGGTGGATCCCAATGTGCCAGAGGTCGGTGAGGTGATTCGCGGCGTGTTGTTAGCAATCGAAGAAGCCGATTGTGAAGCGATCGACATTGTGTTGTGGGACGAAACGAGCGATGAGCTGTTGCAGCAATTGCAAAGCGAGTTCGAAACGATCGCTCATGTCACTCGTCATGATGCTCAAAAACGCGACTCGCTGCGTTATCTAGGCGTGGATGTCGATGACGAGCCGATTTACTTGAGCCGCTTTCTTGTCGATGCCGACCTGGTCTTGCCGGTCTTAGCCGCCCGTGCTTGGGATGCGGCGGGGGCAAATCCACTGAGCGGCGTCTACCCGATGCTGGCCGATTCCAACACCCGTTTACGACATCAAAAAACACTCCATTCCCCTGCGGCGAAACCGCAAACTTCGAACGAGTCCCAGGTCGGATGGATGCTCGGCGTGCAGATCATGTTGGCGGTCGCAGCGAACTCCGATGGAGAGGTGGGGGCCGTCTTTGCAGGTACGCCCGATGGGATTCGCCCCTCGTTTGAACGTCCTCGTCAAGAAGACGATGAATGCCCACCGGCGCCGCTGGTCGTGGCGACGATCGAGGGTTCAAAGCAACAGCAATCGTGGGCGAATTTTTCACGCGCGATCGCGGTCGCGGCCACGCACGCCGCGCCAGGCGGCACGATCGTGATCTGGTCCGACATTGAGCAACCCGCGAGCGACCGATTGGTGATGCGATTGAGCAGCGAACGCGATTTTGGGGATTTGGACTCCCAGAATGAGGAGTCTGAAGACGACGCGATTGCCGCGCTAGGGCAATCCGATGATGGCTTCACGATCTGGGACGACTCGATCGCGATGGCTCGCTCGATCGAGCGCGTGCGTTGTGAGTACCGCGTGCTGTTCCACAGCAAGCTTGGGATGGAGCTGGCCGAATCACTTGGATTAGGAGCGATCGAATCGCTCGATGCCCTTGAGCATCTCAGCGGATCGTTCGAAGGTTGTGGCATTTTGCGAGCGGCTCAATTCGCCGGGGGAACGTTTGATGAGCCTCCAGTGCACTAA
- a CDS encoding HEAT repeat domain-containing protein produces the protein MNTPISSLADSSVRRQNDLASGSPLSRQSIDRSFLDSGDFDMQSGAPHDLPNPFALHLHGSVKRNAGKPGSGRQAFKTSLKFFSIVAILFGVTLAVGSYSKQWIVKQWMRDFESLQVAEKQQRLLQISELGLPAIDSLVHAMTDHQPEVARTAYELLLESQNTWTSLDWNTARKHHHAMVMALDTVSDSLAESRTGWSCGLLQQTIMESVQKSDQESQSLYNLATTTLSRMSLSDGARASVVDDAPLDPKQPVRLAVRTKPLPVSEANTDNAWTGWPDAEPAIISSGGSSQNASAAEQSPPAPSVYRSSASALKPVNPNESIVLNDVHDPRGMAPTSTDQASTAPPSMAPSTASARSPVVPTSFLTESPLETYTTESVIYWLGSEQANLRERAKNELQRRGFSKSQMEIATHIAAADVGSRIELVDTISRSSIDDPRPWLTLLLNDESREVRLRTISVIATMNDSAMNQKLRQRLVDERDPIVNAKIRGVLKLR, from the coding sequence ATGAATACGCCGATCTCGTCGCTCGCGGACTCGTCCGTTCGGCGTCAAAATGACCTTGCCTCGGGAAGCCCTCTGTCACGACAATCCATTGACCGCAGCTTCCTTGATTCTGGTGATTTTGACATGCAATCCGGCGCCCCCCACGATTTACCCAATCCTTTCGCACTGCACCTCCATGGGTCGGTCAAGCGAAACGCAGGGAAACCGGGATCGGGTCGCCAAGCATTCAAAACCTCACTCAAGTTTTTTTCGATCGTGGCGATCTTGTTTGGCGTGACGTTGGCAGTGGGAAGTTACAGCAAACAATGGATTGTCAAACAATGGATGCGTGACTTTGAGAGTCTTCAAGTCGCAGAAAAACAGCAACGACTGCTACAAATTTCGGAACTCGGTTTGCCAGCGATCGATTCGCTGGTCCATGCCATGACCGACCATCAGCCCGAAGTGGCGCGGACGGCGTACGAATTGCTGCTGGAGTCCCAGAACACGTGGACGTCGCTCGATTGGAATACCGCTCGCAAACACCACCACGCGATGGTGATGGCACTCGATACGGTCTCCGACTCCCTTGCCGAGTCGCGGACCGGTTGGAGTTGCGGATTGTTGCAACAAACGATCATGGAGTCCGTGCAAAAGAGTGACCAAGAATCTCAATCCCTCTACAACTTAGCGACGACCACCTTGTCGCGCATGTCGCTTTCGGACGGGGCCCGAGCGAGCGTTGTCGATGACGCTCCCCTGGATCCCAAACAGCCGGTTCGATTGGCGGTACGCACCAAACCGCTGCCGGTTTCCGAAGCCAATACCGACAACGCATGGACAGGATGGCCGGATGCCGAACCCGCCATTATCTCCTCGGGCGGATCCTCTCAAAATGCCTCTGCCGCCGAGCAATCCCCGCCCGCGCCGTCGGTCTATCGCTCGTCCGCGTCGGCGTTAAAGCCCGTCAATCCCAACGAATCGATCGTGTTGAACGATGTTCATGATCCACGGGGGATGGCCCCAACATCCACGGATCAGGCGTCCACGGCTCCGCCGTCGATGGCACCCTCAACCGCGTCGGCTCGGAGCCCCGTCGTTCCGACAAGTTTTTTGACCGAGTCGCCGCTAGAAACCTACACGACCGAATCGGTCATCTATTGGTTGGGCAGCGAGCAAGCGAATTTGCGTGAGCGAGCCAAGAATGAATTACAACGCCGCGGATTTTCCAAGTCGCAAATGGAAATCGCCACTCACATAGCCGCTGCGGACGTGGGGTCGCGAATCGAATTGGTGGATACGATTTCTCGCTCGAGCATCGATGACCCTCGGCCGTGGTTGACGCTATTGCTGAACGATGAAAGTCGAGAAGTGCGGCTGCGCACGATTTCCGTGATCGCCACGATGAACGACAGCGCAATGAACCAAAAACTCCGTCAACGACTCGTCGACGAGCGAGACCCGATCGTCAATGCCAAAATCCGCGGCGTGTTGAAGCTACGGTAG
- a CDS encoding DUF1559 domain-containing protein — translation MGKDSRHRIGFTLVELLVVIAIIGVLVGLLLPAVQAAREAARRMSCSNNLKQIGLAVHNYESSTQSLPAAWSKPGMTGDGWSAQARILPYLEAVALGSEIDYGAGYGAATIEVDGVAIPISSFRVPTYLCPSEVKDTQRLGSGGPEHYPLSYGYNGGVWFTYDANSGTVGDGTFAAGRYLKFRDCLDGLSNTLAFSEVKAWTPYYRDAGQAGNLTLPNLPAEVCALGGSFKADTGHTEWVDGRVHQSGFTTTFTPNKKVLCIESGVEYDADFTNFREGKTGAAPLPKTYAAVTSRSYHPGGVNTSLMDGSIRFVSDSIDLELWRGLSTRGGREVVSLP, via the coding sequence ATGGGCAAGGATTCACGTCATCGTATTGGTTTCACGCTGGTGGAATTACTGGTGGTCATCGCGATCATCGGCGTTCTGGTGGGGTTATTGTTGCCGGCGGTCCAGGCGGCTCGTGAAGCGGCCCGTCGGATGAGCTGTAGCAATAACTTGAAGCAGATCGGATTGGCGGTTCACAACTATGAATCGTCCACCCAATCGCTACCTGCGGCTTGGTCCAAGCCTGGGATGACGGGGGATGGATGGTCTGCACAAGCTCGGATCTTGCCTTATCTCGAGGCGGTTGCGCTCGGCTCGGAGATTGATTACGGAGCCGGTTACGGTGCCGCGACGATCGAAGTTGACGGGGTCGCGATTCCCATCTCCAGCTTTCGCGTGCCAACCTATTTGTGCCCCAGCGAAGTCAAGGACACCCAGCGTCTCGGCAGTGGTGGTCCCGAACACTACCCATTGAGCTACGGCTATAACGGCGGCGTTTGGTTCACCTACGATGCCAATAGCGGTACGGTTGGCGACGGGACCTTTGCTGCAGGCCGGTATTTGAAGTTCCGCGATTGTTTGGATGGACTCAGTAACACGTTGGCGTTTTCAGAGGTCAAAGCGTGGACCCCTTACTATCGTGACGCGGGACAAGCCGGCAATTTGACCCTTCCAAATCTGCCTGCGGAAGTTTGTGCACTGGGCGGATCGTTCAAGGCCGATACCGGACACACCGAATGGGTCGACGGACGCGTTCATCAAAGCGGTTTCACCACGACGTTCACGCCGAACAAGAAAGTGCTTTGCATCGAGAGCGGCGTTGAGTACGACGCTGACTTTACCAATTTCCGCGAAGGGAAAACCGGGGCCGCTCCGCTCCCCAAGACGTACGCCGCGGTGACTTCGCGGAGTTATCATCCTGGCGGCGTGAACACCAGTTTGATGGATGGTTCCATCCGCTTTGTGAGCGATTCGATCGATCTGGAATTATGGCGAGGTTTGTCGACACGCGGCGGTCGCGAAGTGGTTTCGCTTCCTTAG